From the genome of Candidatus Poribacteria bacterium:
TCCACCACAATATTTTAAAATCTACGAAAACTGATGATCAAAATACTCACTTTTCTGCTTGCTATCTCCCTGATGATAGGGTGTGGTGGCTATAAGTTTCAAGAAGTCATAGAATCACTGGAAAGCGGACAACCAGAAAATGCTTATACCTACCTTCAGAAAAATGCACCGAAAAAGTCTGATATCCCTTTTCTCTTTGAATTAGGGTTGGTTGCCCATTATGCCAACCACTTCCAAGAAAGCAACGCGGCGTTCGATCAGGCGGGGGATATCGCTGAGGACCGTTATACCAAAAGCGTTTCAAAAGAGGCTGTTTCGCTCGTCACCTCTGAGCAGATGCGTCCATATCCGGGCAGTCGTTATGAAAGGCTTTTGAGCCACTATTACCGGGCACTCAACTACGTCTATCTGAATCAGTTAGACGGTGCCTTAGTAGAATGTCGCCGTGCCACGGCTCTCATCAACTATTTCAAGGGTGAGAACGAGGATTACGATTTCTTCGGAGCAGGACTTCTCGCGCACCTCTCCGGTGTCCTCTTTGAAGCCACTGGTGAATGGAATGATGCCTACATCTCTTACAAACAAGCTGCAGAATACTATAGAAACGCAGCGGAAAAAACCGGTGTAGAGATGCCAGCGGACATCGGTCGTTTACTGGTCGGGTTGGCGCGTAAACTCGGTTTCGCTGACGAACTGGAGCGTTATCAGGAACAGTATGGGAAGTTTTCGCCGCGTCCTGAAAACACCGGCGAACTGATTCTTTTTTATGAAAGCGGTTACGTCCCCGCGAAAGGTGAGGACGCTTTGACCTTCCCGATCCTCAAAACAGACGATGTGGACGATGAAAAGTTTGTGCCGACGCTTATGGGGCGTGAGGGAAGGGTGTATAAAGAGATTGAGTTGGAATATCTCCTACGCGTTGCAATTCCGACACTTGACTCCCGCCGCCCACTCCTCTCAGGAATCGAAGTTGCTGTTGGAGATATGAAAACGCGCGGTGTGCTTGTAGAAGATGTCGAGAACATCGCCATAGAAACTTTTAATACACAACGCCCTATCATTCTCTTCCGGACCTTAGGACGCGTCTTGCTGAAATACTTGGCGTATCGAAAAGCAAACAAAGAAAATGAAGCTTTAGGGCTGCTTGTAAATCTTGCTGGTGCTGTGACGGAACAGGCGGATACACGTTCTTGGCAAACACTTCCGAATCAGATTTTTATGGTGCGAATGCCACTCCCTGCAGGCACGCATACACTCAATCTCTCATTTTTAGATGAGAACGGGCAAGTCCGAGGACGCGATTCAGCACCAAATATTAAGATCAACCCGAATCGGATAACTTTTTGGAATCACCGAACTTATTTTTAATTTTACCTTGCGGAGAAACGACGTGGGTTTCATGTATGAAGTGGCTTGCTTAAATCTGAGGAAACGCCCAAGCAAAAACCCCCTCCACTTCGTTACGGGCTATGGTTTTGGTAAAGGATCGCAAGCACTGCCCTGCTGTTTCCTTTGAATCAACTATAAGGTAAATTAAAAAATCTGTGAGATTGCCCAATTCCAACGAAACCGTTAGCCTGCAACAATACGCAGAAATGCCCAAGCAAAAACACGCAGGCGGATATACGGAGGTAACCGTAAATGCACAAATCCACCTCACCGAACCGCAAGGTAAAATTAAAAAAACGCATCTATTTAGATTACAACGCCACAACACCCCTCCGTTCGGAAGTCATGGACGCAATGATGCCGTATCTCACCGAGGCATTCGGTAACGGTTCCAGCATTCACGCGTATGGACGTGAAGCACGCACTGCTATCGACACCGCCCGTGAGCAGGTCGCCGATCTCATCGGTGCCAAAAGTCCGAGTGAGATCGTTTTCACCGGCAGCGGCACTGAAGCAGATAACCACGCCATTAAAGGGCTGACCGAACTACAAAAGAGCCGCGGTAAGGGAAACCATATCATCACCTCCTCTGTGGAGCATCACGCCGTCTTGCATACCTGTCAATATCTGGAGCAACGCGGTTTCGAGGTAACCTATCTCCCCGTAGACAGATACGGACGGATTCGTATTGAGCAACTTTGTGAGGCAATCCGCGACACAACAGTCTTAATCTCCATCATGCACGTTAACAACGAGAACGGCACCGTCCAACCGCTTGAAGAGATATGCGAGATCGCACAGGAACACGAGATACCGCTCCATACCGATGCCGTGCAATCGGTCGGTAAACTGGAAATGAACGTTCAAGACCTCGGTGTGAACCTCCTGGCGTTTTCTGGACATAAGATTTACGCCCCCAAAGGCATTGGTGTCCTCTACATCCGCCGTGGTACACGACTGGCAACCCTCGTTCACGGGGGATCGCATGAACGCAACCGACGCGCCGGTTCTGAAAACGTCCCCGCCATTGTCGGCTTAGGTGCCGCTGCCGACCTTGCGAAACAGGAGCAGCACACCTATGCGCAGCACCTCGACGCTTTAACCCAAAGACTCCGCGAAGGTCTGGATGCCCACATCGATCGCCTGCACTACAACGGACACCCCGACCACTGTGCGCCCGGTACACTCAACGTTTCGTTTGAATCGGTGGAGGGTGAAAGTCTTATCTTACGCTTGGACATGGAGGGTATCTGTGTCTCGACGGGTTCCGCGTGTACCTCCGGCTCTATGGAACCCTCGCACGTCCTCGCCGCGCTCGGTTTACCCCCGCGTTTGGCACAAGGCACCGTCCGTTTTTCCTTGGGTAGGAACACAACCGAAACCGAGATCGATGATGTCATTGCCAAATTACCGAAAGTTATCCAGCAAATGCGCACTCTGTATAGAGGATAGACTCTCCATGTTCACCCAACCGAGGTAGGTGCGGTTTCCAACCGCACTGAATCCCATCTACCAGTATCTTCGCCCTTCGGTCCATCCATAACGATAGTATATCTGCAGAAACCCTGAAAATAGCCCGTTTTTGTGCAACTTAAAATGACAAGTGTCCTTTTTCGTGCAGCTCACCCCGTATAACGACACGACTTACCGCAAATTCAGCACTTCTTTATATTGGCACAGGAATTGCTTCTACCTCCATATCAGTAATTTTAGTTGTTTGGAGGTAAGGACGCATGCGCGGAAAAATAACATCGTCCGCTCTTATGAGTTCATTGGTGCTTCACATCGTCATCACGATTGTTGCTGGACTCTATCTGATCGCACAAACCGATCAGTTTAAAGATTTGATGGGCATCGAAATTCTCTATCCCAAAGAACCACCGAAACCTAAAGTGGAAAGAAAATTCGTCGTGAAACCTATTATTAAGCCAACGGTTCCAAGACAAAACATTGTTGTCGGACAGATTCAAGTGCAACCCCGCGTAACGACTATATTTCCTCGTGAGTCAAATTTCCAACCGCAGACAGTCCTCGAATTTTCAATCCAAACTGTTAAAGTCCAACCGCCAACAGATCCGAATGTCCGCACAGCGATCGTCCTAAATCCAACAGTGCAGACAGATGTGATACACGGTGATTTGTTGGTATCAGATGCTCCTGATGCTCTGGCATTCTCTGCCCCTATAGTAAAAGTTCCGTCCGCTCAAGTGAGAAACGTCAGTCGCGGTATCGCAGGACGGTTGAAAGTCACGCTTGAACGCTCACCGGGGCTTTCAATGGTTGAAAACGTCGGTGCCGCACGCGATGCCCTCAGCGATGTCGTCGAAAACATCACACTTTCCAGTTACGTCGTCCCGCCCCTTCCGAAAGGTGAACCGGGTGGGCGCGTCATCGGTAAAGGCAAGGACATCCGAGGTGTCCTCCGTTTTGCACGCGTCCGGCACGATCTTTCTGACTGGTGGGCGGATGCCTCCGCGCTCAACGCATTGACCCAATGGCTCAACGAGCGGACCAAAATCAAAACCGATATGAGCGTTGAGGGAGGTGCGGTGAAACTTAACGATGCCAACCTTTTCAAAACACCGCTCGCCTTTATGACAGGACACGACCCAGGACTCGTCCGTTCTCGGGAAATATTTGGATGGAAACACGGAACCGGTAGAATAGATGGTCGCCTCAGCCAGTCTGAAGCCGCTGGCATGCGTCGCTATCTCGTCGAGAAAGGTGGCTTCCTCGTCTTTGATGACTGCGGCGTGAACGCGCCTGCCCAGGCGATGGTTCGTCTCTTCCTCTCACAGATGCGCTACGTCATGCCTGAATATCACGTCGAGCGGATCTCTAACAATCACGAAATCTACAACAACTTCTATGCGATGGGGGGTCCGCCTGTCGGATACGACATCTTCTGGTGGGGCACACGTCCCCCGAAACGGAACTTCCTTGAAGGTATCTCTGTCGGTGAGAAACTATCGGTTATCGTTGTCCGTCGTGATTACATGTGCGCGATGGAGACCGTCAGCTATCCGACGCGGAGTGTCCACTATTCCCCAGGGGTCTACCGGTTTATGACGAACGTTGTGGTGTATGCGCTGACACACGGCTCGATTTCCGATTACTCGGGTTATGTTCCTGAGTCCGTGCTCACTGAAAAAGAGCTTCCGACGCGTCCACCTGCCGCTGCGAAGGTCGGTGGTTTCGAGTAGTATCTTCCCTTGACGGTTTTTGTCAATCATGTTATTATCAATATTCAATCTATAGAAAACTTAGTGGGATGCCGTGAGCAAGCAACAACGGCGCTTGCGGACCTTAAGCAATAACCATTAAGTCATCAACCGCGTTATTTCGCGCTTGGCGGACAATTAAAAACATGAAAATTCGATGTATTAATGCCTATCAAGTTGACCTTCCACTCTATGAAGGGAGCTACAATTGGTCAGGCGGGAAATCTGTATCCGTATTTGACAGCACCATCGTCTCAATTGAAACGGACGAAAGCATCACCGGCTACGGCGAGGTGTGTCCACTTGGACCCTTTTATCTCCCCGCCTATGCGTCGGGGACCCGCACTGGAATCGCCGAACTCGCACCGCATCTCATCGGTGAAGATCCAACACAACTGCTCCCACTCAACCACCGCATGGACACCGCACTCAAGGGGCATCCGTATGTGAAATCAGCAATCGACATGGCGTGTTGGGATATTCTCGGCAAGGTTTCAAACCAATCGGTCTGCACCCTTCTCGGCGGACGGTATGGGTCAGATTTCATGCTGTATCGCGCGATTTCGCAACAATCTCCCGACGAGATGGCGGCAAAGGTCGCCACCTATCGTGCGGAAGGATACCGCAAATTCCAGTTGAAAGTCGGCAGCGATCCGAACACCGATATCGAACGTATCCGAGCGGTTGCCGAACTGATGCAACCCGGAGATGTCCTCATCGCGGATGCGAATACGGGTTGGTTGATGCACGAAGCCGCTCGTGTCGTCCAAGGCGTGCGCGATGTAGATGTCTATATCGAACAACCCTGTCTCTCCTACGAAGAATGCCTTGCTATCCGTCAGCGGACAGGTCACCCCTTTGTGCTTGACGAGACGATAGACAGTATTCACGCCCTGTTACGCGGTCATGCCGATCGGGGGATGGATGTCGTCAACATTAAGATTAGCAAATTCGGCGGACTGACCAAAGCGAAACTCGCCAGAGACCTATGCGTTGAACTCGGCATTGCGATGACAATTGAGGATAGCTGGGGGGGCGACATTACAACCGCCGCCATTGCACATCTTGCACACAGTACACCGACAGCGTTTCTCTTCACGGCGACAGATTTCAACAGTTACGTCACCGTCAGTACGGCGGAAGGTGCACCGCAACGCACCAACGGCAGGATGGCAGCCTCAACACAACCCGGCTTAGGCATTATTCCTGATATGGATATATTAGGCGAAGCGGTGGTTCACACAGAGTAAAGGAGGGTTTTCGTAGCTCCATATCCGCCCTTATCAGACAGCAGCGCGTGATTATCTCGTTCCTACGGAAAGGATAGCACGTAATGTAATGGAGTGCGGGTCTAAGAAACGCACGCAAAAGTCTTAACGCACGTTGTTTAACCGCAAGGAATAATTAAAAAATTGTATGCAGATCAGAATTTTATCCGCCGCAGATGTCCGAACAGCCTTGCCGATGCCCAAAGCAATTGATGCGATGCGGCACGCCTACGGTCAACTTTCAGCAGGCAAAGTGACCGCGCCCCCACGACAGCACATCTCCACTGACAAAGGCGTTACCCTCTTAATGCCTGCCCATCTCCCCGAACGCCGTGAGTTCGGCATCAAAGTTGTCTCGGTTTACGACGACAATCCGAACCTCGACTTGCCCCGTATCACGGCGACAGTCTTAGTGCTTGACCCAGCGACAGGACTCCCAAAAGCATTCATGGACGGTAGCAGTCTCACCGCTATCCGAACGGGAGCTGGGGGTGGCGTAGCAGCGGACCTGCTTGCTCGACCGGACGCGAAAACGGTTGGCTTATTCGGAGCAGGTGTCCAAGCGCGGGCGCAATTGCAGGCAGTGATGGCGGTCAGAGACATCGCGAGCGTCAATCTCATCAGTCGAACAGAAGCCGCCGCGCAACAACTCGCCACTGAAATCACAGCGTGGAAGGATGCCCCGAAAGTCAACCGCGTATCAAATCCTCAACAGGTCGTAGAGGACGCTGACATCGTTATTTGTGCGACGACCTCGGCAACCCCACTTTTTGACGGCAATGCCCTGCGACCGGGGACACACATCACAGCCGTTGGCACGTTTGTGCCAGAAAAACGGGAGGTTGATACAACGACCCTAAGGAGGTCAAACCGAATCGTCGTCGATTCGCGGGAAGCCTGTTTGGAAGAGGCGGGAGACCTGATTATTCCGAACGCTACAATTGACGCGGAAATCGGTGAAATCGTCAACGGCAACAAGTGGGGACGCCAATCAGACGACGAAATCACGTTTTTCAAATCGGTAGGTGTGGCGGTGCAAGATGCAGTCGCAGGATCCGTAATCCTTGCAGAAGCAGAAGCCAAAGGACTGGGCACCCTCGTTGCTTTTTAATTTTACCTTGCGGTTCGGTCAAGTGGGTTGTGTGTTGGAAGTGCCTTTGCGTAGACCTAGGGGAAACACCCAAGCAAAAAACCCTGCGTGTTTTTGATAGGGTATTTCTGCGTATTGTTGCAGGCTACGGATTGGAGGCATAATTCAATTGACAAAAAAAAGCGGATCGTATAAAATGCAAAAAATAAAAAAGCCAGAAATCGCAAGCCCGTAATGAAATGGAGGGCGACTCTACGGAGATCAACCTGAACGACCAACCCATCTCAACGAACCGCAAGGAAAATTAAAAACATGGAAAAAACGCATCTACTTCAGGCACCACACCTGCACGCAATCGCACGCAACCTCTTCGTCGCCGCCGGTGCATCGCGACACATTGCAGAGGATGTCTCCGAAATCCTCGTCAACGCCAACCTCGCGGGTCACGACTCACACGGCGTGCTCCGCGTTCCGGCGTATCTACGTGGCATTGATGCCGGACAATTGGACCCCACTGCGGAACCCGAAGTCCTCGCAGAGACTCCGAATACCTTACGTGTTGATGGGCAACGCAGCTTCGGACACTACGTCTCACGCTGGTCAATTAGCAAAGCGATAGAGAAGGCAAAAACCGCTGTCTCCTGCTCTGTCAGCATCAGCAATACTGGGCATATCGGACGCTTGGGTGAGTATGCAGAAGCGGCGGCAAAAGCCGGATGCATCGGACTCATCAGCGTTGGCTCAGGCGGCAAAGGCGGAGGTCCGACAGTCCCTTACGGCGGTGCACAAGGCACTTTCAGCACAAATCCTATCGCTTTAGGGGTGCCAACCGGCGATGACGGTCCCTTTATCGTTGACTACGCAACAAGCGTGATTGCCGAGGGAAAGATACAGGTCGCCCGGAGCAAAGGCATCGACTTACCGGAGGGGTGTATTCTCGACAAAAACGGGATGCCGAGTGTCAAACCTGCTGACTTCTACGATGGTGGCGCACTTCTCGCATTCGGAAAACACAAAGGCTACGCCCTCGCGATGTTCACCTGCCTCCTCGGGGGATTGGCGGGGACTTATGACACAGAAAGCGGCAGGATGGGCGGCATTTTCATGCAAGCCATAGATGTCAACGCCTTCACACCGGTTGCGGAATACCAGAAAGGCGTGCGCGCCTTCTTAGATAGCATTAAGTCTACCCCCCCAGCACAAGGTTTCGATGAAGTCCTCGTCCCCGGTGATTTTGAACACCGATTCCGCACACAGCGGTTAGTAGAAGGGGTTGAAATACCCGATACCATCTACAACCAACTTCAAGCGTGTGCAGACAAACTCGGCGTTTCCATCGGCGAGGACACTGTTGAGGAAGACGACAAGGCACACTACGGTTTTTAATTATACCTTGCGGAGTAACGAGGGACGTTTGGACTTTGACGGGCGTTTCTCAAATCCGCCTGCGTGTTTTTGCGAATCAGAATCAACGGTATGAAGCCCGTGTGGGCTTCCCCGGGTATGAATGCCGTGTGGCATTCCCCGGGGTATTTCTGCGTATTGTTGCAGGCTACGGGTTTGTTTAAAGAGCGCAAAGGAAAATGTAAAATATGCAAAGACATATATTTGAAGTCGCACACCTTCAGGCATTCACAAGCAACCTATTTGTAGCGGCAGGCGCACCACAGCACATCGCTGATAACGTTGCCGAGATTCTGATAAAAGCGAATCTCGCTGGACACGATTCACACGGCGTGCTTCGGATTCCCTCCTATCTCGACGGGATTGAGGGCGGCGGGATCCGTCCCGATGCTGAGCCAGATGTGTTACAGGAAACCGACAATACACTCCATATTGACGGTAGGAACGGCTTCGGACACTATACTGCTCGTTCTGCGATCCGACGCGCAATCGAAAAAGCGAAAATCGGTCGGACCTGTTTTGCGACGCTCACCCGGACGGGACATATCGGTAGAGTCGGGGAATACGCACAAGAAGCCGCTGAAGCCGGATATATTGGAATCGTCACTGTCGGTGGCGGTTCAAAAGGTGGCGGACGCATTCTCCCTTTCGGTGGCGCGGTTGGCGCGCTCGGCACGAACCCGATCGCCATCGGTGTCCCTACAGGGGATGATGTCCCCTTCCTGATCGACTTCGCAACCAGCATGATCGCAAACGGTAAAACCTACGTTGCTGACAGCGAAAACCGGGATCTCCCGGAAGGATGCGTTGTTGACAAACACGGAAATCCTACCATCAAAACCGATGAATACCGCGATGGTGGACATCTCCTCGCTTTTGGGAGACATAAAGGGTATGCCCTTTCTCTTTTTGTGGCACTGCTCGGGGGATTGGGAGGCGTGTTCAATACTGAAGCCGGACAGATGGGGGGTCTTTACATGCAAGTGATTGATGTCAACGCGTTTACACCCCTTGAAGAATATCAAAAAGGGGTGCGTGCGTTTTTAGATACAATCAAGGCGACACCGCCTGCATCCGGTTTCGATGAGGTATTCGTCCCGGGGGACTTTGAAGCGAATACTCGAGCACATCGTCTCGCAAACGGCATTGATATACCCGATACCATCTATCAGCAACTCCGAGAATGTGCCGAAAAATGGGATGTTCCGATGGTACAAACCCGGTAGTTTCAGCTCGTGATGGAGCGGTGCCGAGAGGTCAATCGTTAGAAATATGCAACTCAAGCATCTGTTTCTCATCATCACTGCGTTGCTAACGCTGCCACTTACTGCCATCGCCCAAACAGAACACACCGTATTTAGGCACGGTGGTAGCGTTGAAACGGTTGCATACTCCCCCGTGAATGCTTCTCTGTTTGCGAGTGCGGGGGATAGGGGTGCGATTAAGGTATGGAA
Proteins encoded in this window:
- the nifS gene encoding cysteine desulfurase NifS, whose translation is MHKSTSPNRKVKLKKRIYLDYNATTPLRSEVMDAMMPYLTEAFGNGSSIHAYGREARTAIDTAREQVADLIGAKSPSEIVFTGSGTEADNHAIKGLTELQKSRGKGNHIITSSVEHHAVLHTCQYLEQRGFEVTYLPVDRYGRIRIEQLCEAIRDTTVLISIMHVNNENGTVQPLEEICEIAQEHEIPLHTDAVQSVGKLEMNVQDLGVNLLAFSGHKIYAPKGIGVLYIRRGTRLATLVHGGSHERNRRAGSENVPAIVGLGAAADLAKQEQHTYAQHLDALTQRLREGLDAHIDRLHYNGHPDHCAPGTLNVSFESVEGESLILRLDMEGICVSTGSACTSGSMEPSHVLAALGLPPRLAQGTVRFSLGRNTTETEIDDVIAKLPKVIQQMRTLYRG
- a CDS encoding DUF4159 domain-containing protein — protein: MRGKITSSALMSSLVLHIVITIVAGLYLIAQTDQFKDLMGIEILYPKEPPKPKVERKFVVKPIIKPTVPRQNIVVGQIQVQPRVTTIFPRESNFQPQTVLEFSIQTVKVQPPTDPNVRTAIVLNPTVQTDVIHGDLLVSDAPDALAFSAPIVKVPSAQVRNVSRGIAGRLKVTLERSPGLSMVENVGAARDALSDVVENITLSSYVVPPLPKGEPGGRVIGKGKDIRGVLRFARVRHDLSDWWADASALNALTQWLNERTKIKTDMSVEGGAVKLNDANLFKTPLAFMTGHDPGLVRSREIFGWKHGTGRIDGRLSQSEAAGMRRYLVEKGGFLVFDDCGVNAPAQAMVRLFLSQMRYVMPEYHVERISNNHEIYNNFYAMGGPPVGYDIFWWGTRPPKRNFLEGISVGEKLSVIVVRRDYMCAMETVSYPTRSVHYSPGVYRFMTNVVVYALTHGSISDYSGYVPESVLTEKELPTRPPAAAKVGGFE
- a CDS encoding mandelate racemase, coding for MKIRCINAYQVDLPLYEGSYNWSGGKSVSVFDSTIVSIETDESITGYGEVCPLGPFYLPAYASGTRTGIAELAPHLIGEDPTQLLPLNHRMDTALKGHPYVKSAIDMACWDILGKVSNQSVCTLLGGRYGSDFMLYRAISQQSPDEMAAKVATYRAEGYRKFQLKVGSDPNTDIERIRAVAELMQPGDVLIADANTGWLMHEAARVVQGVRDVDVYIEQPCLSYEECLAIRQRTGHPFVLDETIDSIHALLRGHADRGMDVVNIKISKFGGLTKAKLARDLCVELGIAMTIEDSWGGDITTAAIAHLAHSTPTAFLFTATDFNSYVTVSTAEGAPQRTNGRMAASTQPGLGIIPDMDILGEAVVHTE
- a CDS encoding ornithine cyclodeaminase family protein produces the protein MQIRILSAADVRTALPMPKAIDAMRHAYGQLSAGKVTAPPRQHISTDKGVTLLMPAHLPERREFGIKVVSVYDDNPNLDLPRITATVLVLDPATGLPKAFMDGSSLTAIRTGAGGGVAADLLARPDAKTVGLFGAGVQARAQLQAVMAVRDIASVNLISRTEAAAQQLATEITAWKDAPKVNRVSNPQQVVEDADIVICATTSATPLFDGNALRPGTHITAVGTFVPEKREVDTTTLRRSNRIVVDSREACLEEAGDLIIPNATIDAEIGEIVNGNKWGRQSDDEITFFKSVGVAVQDAVAGSVILAEAEAKGLGTLVAF
- a CDS encoding Ldh family oxidoreductase; this encodes MEKTHLLQAPHLHAIARNLFVAAGASRHIAEDVSEILVNANLAGHDSHGVLRVPAYLRGIDAGQLDPTAEPEVLAETPNTLRVDGQRSFGHYVSRWSISKAIEKAKTAVSCSVSISNTGHIGRLGEYAEAAAKAGCIGLISVGSGGKGGGPTVPYGGAQGTFSTNPIALGVPTGDDGPFIVDYATSVIAEGKIQVARSKGIDLPEGCILDKNGMPSVKPADFYDGGALLAFGKHKGYALAMFTCLLGGLAGTYDTESGRMGGIFMQAIDVNAFTPVAEYQKGVRAFLDSIKSTPPAQGFDEVLVPGDFEHRFRTQRLVEGVEIPDTIYNQLQACADKLGVSIGEDTVEEDDKAHYGF
- a CDS encoding Ldh family oxidoreductase codes for the protein MQRHIFEVAHLQAFTSNLFVAAGAPQHIADNVAEILIKANLAGHDSHGVLRIPSYLDGIEGGGIRPDAEPDVLQETDNTLHIDGRNGFGHYTARSAIRRAIEKAKIGRTCFATLTRTGHIGRVGEYAQEAAEAGYIGIVTVGGGSKGGGRILPFGGAVGALGTNPIAIGVPTGDDVPFLIDFATSMIANGKTYVADSENRDLPEGCVVDKHGNPTIKTDEYRDGGHLLAFGRHKGYALSLFVALLGGLGGVFNTEAGQMGGLYMQVIDVNAFTPLEEYQKGVRAFLDTIKATPPASGFDEVFVPGDFEANTRAHRLANGIDIPDTIYQQLRECAEKWDVPMVQTR